Proteins co-encoded in one Paracrocinitomix mangrovi genomic window:
- a CDS encoding ParB/RepB/Spo0J family partition protein — protein MAKKKALGKGLSALLESADSDVTTKSFGSERKVVGSVATIPIESIEANPWNPRTNFEEEALNELKESIENHGIIQPLTVRKLGRDKFQLISGERRFRAAQLAGLEEVPCYIRIANDQTMLEMALVENIQREDLNAIEVGLSYQRLIDECNLTQEKLSQKLGKSRSNITNFLRLLKLPVPIQVGIKEGLISMGHARALVSAGDEDTQINMFKKIIADGLSVRDVEALVKGRKSDSPVTAPAAKESYSFDEDVVAFSNRLAEKLSAKVQLSANNKGKGKLVINFDSEDQLNAIIEKIQA, from the coding sequence ATGGCGAAGAAAAAGGCATTAGGAAAAGGATTAAGTGCATTGTTAGAAAGTGCAGACTCGGATGTAACAACCAAGTCGTTTGGCTCTGAAAGAAAAGTAGTTGGTTCAGTTGCTACTATTCCTATTGAGAGTATTGAGGCTAACCCATGGAACCCAAGAACCAATTTTGAGGAAGAAGCCTTAAATGAATTAAAAGAATCTATTGAGAATCATGGAATCATTCAGCCACTTACCGTTCGTAAGTTAGGAAGAGATAAATTCCAGTTGATTTCAGGAGAAAGAAGATTTAGAGCAGCTCAATTAGCAGGACTAGAAGAAGTTCCTTGTTATATCCGTATCGCCAATGACCAGACAATGTTGGAGATGGCTTTGGTAGAAAATATCCAAAGAGAGGATTTAAATGCTATTGAAGTTGGTTTGTCTTATCAAAGATTAATTGACGAGTGTAATTTGACACAAGAAAAATTGAGTCAAAAACTCGGGAAAAGTAGATCAAACATTACAAACTTCTTAAGACTATTAAAACTTCCTGTTCCAATTCAGGTTGGAATTAAAGAAGGTTTAATCAGTATGGGGCACGCAAGAGCATTGGTTTCTGCAGGTGATGAAGATACTCAAATCAACATGTTTAAGAAAATCATTGCTGATGGTTTATCTGTAAGAGATGTTGAAGCTTTGGTAAAAGGTAGAAAAAGTGATTCTCCTGTTACTGCTCCTGCTGCTAAAGAGTCTTATTCATTTGATGAAGATGTGGTTGCTTTTAGTAATAGATTGGCTGAAAAATTATCTGCAAAAGTTCAGTTATCTGCTAACAATAAAGGCAAGGGAAAACTCGTTATCAATTTCGACTCAGAAGATCAACTCAATGCTATAATTGAGAAGATACAAGCCTAA
- a CDS encoding ParA family protein, protein MGKIIAITNQKGGVGKTTTAINLGASFGVLEYKTLIVDADPQANATSGVGFDPREVDKSIYDCLINDMDPHDVIIETENPNLDLIPAHIDLVGAELELINETNREHKLKMALDSIKDEYDFIIIDCSPSLGLITVNALTAADSVLVPVQCEYFALEGLGKLLNTIKIVQNRLNEDLDMEGIVLTMYDTRLRLANQVVDEVKTHFQDLVFNTIIHRNTRLGEAPSFGETIIMHDATCKGSINYLNFAREILQKNDLTKMKNKDKQLI, encoded by the coding sequence ATGGGTAAAATAATTGCAATAACGAATCAAAAAGGGGGAGTAGGAAAAACCACAACAGCTATCAATTTAGGAGCTAGTTTTGGGGTTTTGGAGTATAAAACTTTGATTGTGGATGCTGATCCGCAAGCAAATGCCACTTCAGGAGTTGGATTTGATCCGCGTGAAGTTGATAAAAGCATATATGATTGCTTGATCAATGACATGGATCCGCATGATGTAATTATTGAAACAGAAAATCCGAACCTTGATTTAATTCCTGCTCACATTGATTTAGTTGGTGCTGAATTGGAATTGATCAATGAAACCAACAGAGAGCATAAGCTTAAAATGGCCTTGGATTCAATTAAAGATGAGTATGATTTTATCATCATTGATTGTTCACCTTCTCTTGGTTTGATTACGGTTAACGCATTAACGGCTGCCGACTCAGTTCTTGTTCCTGTACAATGTGAATACTTTGCATTAGAGGGATTAGGAAAATTATTGAATACTATTAAAATCGTTCAAAATAGATTGAATGAGGATTTAGACATGGAAGGAATTGTTTTGACCATGTATGATACCAGATTAAGATTGGCTAACCAGGTTGTGGATGAAGTGAAAACTCACTTCCAGGATTTGGTGTTCAATACGATCATTCACAGAAATACAAGGTTAGGAGAGGCTCCAAGTTTTGGGGAAACCATCATAATGCATGATGCTACTTGTAAAGGATCTATCAATTACTTGAATTTTGCAAGAGAGATTCTTCAAAAGAACGACTTAACTAAAATGAAAAATAAAGACAAACAACTGATCTAA